GCCATCCTGGATGCCCTCCTTCAGGGCGGCGTCCTGGACGAGGCGACCCTGGAACGCTTGCTTCAGCGGTACCCGGGGACGACGGCCGAACAGCTCGAACAGCTTGTTCAAGAGGTCATGGAGCGGCTCCAGTCCGAGGGCTACATCACGACCGTCCCGGAACGGGCCTCGGCCCTCCACCCGGAGGGCGTCCCGGACCCGGACTCGCCGCGGGAGCCCGATAAGGTCCGCTTCGAGCTGACCGACAAGAGTATCGACTTCTTGGGTTACAAGAGCCTCCGCGACTTGCTTCACGCGACGGGCCAGGCCGGCTTTGGGGCCCACGAGACGGTCCGCCTGACGCCGAACCAGGAGGCTTACACGGAGCCGAAGCCCTACGAGTTCGGCGACACGCTCCAGCTCGACGTCGTCGAGACGCTTCTACACGCTATCCAACGGCAAGGCCCCCGCCTGCCCCTGGAAATCGGGTATGAAGACCTCCACGTCCTCCAGGGGGAGTACCAGAGTTCCTGTGCGACCGTCCTCATGCTGGACTGCTCCCACAGCATGATCCTGTACGGCGAGGACCGCTTCACGCCGGCCAAGAAGGTCGCCCTCGCCCTGGCTCACCTGATTCGGACCCAATTCCCCGGCGACTCCCTCCACTGCGTCCTCTTTCATGACAGCGCCGAGGAAATTCGACTCCGGGACCTGGCGAAGGCCCGCGTGGGTCCCTTCTATACGAACACCTGTGAGGGCTTGCGCCTGGCCCGCCGGATCTTGTTAAACCAACGGAAGGAAATGCGGCAGGTCATCATGATCACCGACGGCAAGCCGTCGGCCGTCACGCTCCCCTCCGGCCACGTCTACAAGAACCCCTACGGCCTGGACCCGATGATCGTCGAGGAGACCCTCAAGGAAGTCGTCCGGTGTCGCAAGGCCGGGATTGCCATCAACACCTTCATGCTGACCGACGACCCCCTCCTGGTCCGCTTCGTCCAGAAGGTCACCCAGCTCGCCCGGGGGAAGGCCTACTTCACGACGCCGATGACCCTGGGCCAGTACGTCCTGATGGACTTCGTGCATCGTAAGGTCAAGCGCGTCCACTGAGGCCGCCGCGACGTCACGTCGGGACGGCGACCTGTCGCCGCCACAGACGCCGGTAAAGGGCACAGCGCCGCAACAGCTCGTCGTGGGTCCCCTCATCGACGACCCGCCCCTTGTCCATCACGACGATGCGGTCGGCCAGCCGGAGCATGGACCACCGGTGGCCGATGATGATCATCGTGCAGGTCCCCTTCAGCTCGGCCAAGGCCGCCAGGATGTGGGCCTCTGACTCGCTGTCGAGGGCCGACGTGACCTCATCCAAGACGAGCACGCGGGGCCGCCGCACGAGGGCCCGCGCCAGGGCGATCCGCTGGGCCTGGCCGCCCGAGAGGCCCGTCGTCTCCCCACCGATGACCGTCCGGTAACCCTCGGGGAGTTGCAGGATGAACTCGTGGGCATGCGCCTGCCGGGCCGCCCGGACGACGTCGGCCTCGGTCGCCGCCGGCCAGCCGTAGGCGATGTTGTTGAACACGGTGTCCTCAAAGAGGAAGACCTCCTGGGGGACCCACCCGACGTGGGTCCGGAGCTCCCGCAGACGCAGGGTCCGAACGTCGTGGCCGTCCAGGTAGACGGCCCCCTCCGTTACGTCCATCAGGCGCGGGATCAACTGGGCCAGCGTCGATTTGCCGGCCCCGCTGGGACCGATGACGGCGACCGTCTCACCGGCGGCGACCGAGAGGTTTACGTCGATCAGGGCCGGCGTCGACTTGCCCGGATATCGGAAGCCGACGCCCTCGAACCGGAGTTCGCCCCGCACGACCGGCAGGGTCACGGGGACCGGCGCTTCCGGCAGGCGGAGGTCGTAGAGGAAGACCTGCTCCAGACGGTGGGCCGCCGTGGCCGTCTGCTGAAGGAGGTCGTTCAGCTTACTCAGGCGCCGCAGGGGCGTGTAGACCATCAGCATGGCCGCCACGAAGGACGTGAAGCCGCCCGGCGTGAGGTCGCCCTGCCGGATCTGGTAGGCCCCGTACGCGATCAGGCCGAACAGGGCGACGCCCAGACAGACCTCGACGATGGGGGCGTGAAGAGCATTCCAGAAGACCCACCGGCGCTGGAGCCGGAGGAGGCCGTCGGTCTTTTGCTCGAACTGCCGTCGCTCCCGGGCCTGGCCCCAGTATGCTTGGACGACCCACAGGCCCTGCAGGACCTGATGAAAGTGATGGGTCAGGTCGCCGACGGCCCCGTGAAACTGCTCCGTGACCCGCCGGAGTCGATGGCCGATGACCGCCACGGGGACGACGAGGAGGGGAACGGCGACCAGGGCGACCAGGGCGAGCCGCCAGTTCAGCCAGAAGATGTACATCGCCACGGCGAGGGCCTTAAAGCCCTCCAGGACGACGTCCGTGAAGACTTCGGTGACGCCCTGCTGGAGGACCGTCCCGTCGTGGGTCATCCGGCTCGAGAGCTGGCCCGACGGGAACCGCCGGAAGAACAGGGCCGGCTGTTCGAGGACGTGCAGGAACAGGCGACGGCGCACGTCGTGGACGACCCGGGCCCCGATGGTCCGGCTGACGGCCGTGCTGTAGTACATCGCCAAGGCCCGCACGACGTAGATCAACAGGACGGCCCCGGCCAGGGTCGGGAGCCGCCGGAAGTCGAGCCGGATGATCAGCGTGTCCATGACCCACTGGATGAGATACGTCATGCCGGCGTTGGTCGCCCCGACGAGGGCCATCAGGAGGACGAGGCCGGCCATCGCCCACCGGTAGGGCCGCACGTATCGATACAGGACCCGGAAGTCGTCCCGCCAGCGTCGTAACGGCGCGACGGCGTGAGGCCGGGGTGACGTCATTTTTCCGCTCGGGTGTAGGGATGCAGTAGAGATGCGGTAGGGATGCCATGGCATCCCCACTGCATCCCCATCGCATCCCTACTGCATCCCCACCGCATCTCTCACATCTCTACCGCATCCCCGCTCGCCACTCGCCGCTCGCCATTCGCCATTCGCTACTCGCTATTCATCGTTCGCCGCACTCCATCGGGCTCGCAGGCCCATCATCCGGCGGTAGTGGGAGCCGGCCCAGTAGATGCGGTCACAGGCGGGACACCGGTAGAATCGTCGATGGTGGCGCCACACGTAGTCGGGCACGACGTGCCGCACGAGGTCCCGCCGGACGGGCTGGATCGGCTCGTTGCAGACGGCGCAACGGGCAAACCAGGGGAGGCCGTCGGGGTCCAAGCCCAGGTCTTGGCAAACTTCCGGAAACTGGTCGGCCAGCCGCTCGGAACGCACAAAGAGGGCCGGGACGTTCATCCGCCGGGCCCGCTGGTACAGCTGGCGGTCCCGGGTCAGGAGGACCCGTCCTTCTTGGACGGCCCGCCGCAGGAGATGGTCGTCGTCCCATCCGGGGTCGTAGGCCACGTCCAGACCGGCCAGCCGAAGCCACCGGGCCAGACGGCCCAGCATCACGTCGGCGACCAAGCGGGGCCACGTGTCCATCGGAGACCTACCGGCCTGCCCGTGCGGGTAGAGTCTAAGGGAGGCCGTCGGGTCTATCAACAGGGCCGTTCGGACCAAGACCCGGCCGATCGCTCATTCCAGGCGGAACCGGGTCCCGAGGACCCACCGGACCTGCCGCAGGCCCGAGACGACGTCATACCGACCGGTCACGAACAGCCGGACGTCCCGGCCCAACCGGACATCCGCCCCACCCAGGACGTGAAACCCGCCCCGAGCCCGAGTCTCCTCCGACGTCGGAAATCCGACGACCCGGAACTCGCCCGTCAGGACGTGCACGTCCACGCCGGCCCCGGCGTACAGACCCCAGGTCCGTCCGACCGGGACGGTGAAGAGGCCCTGCAAGCCTACGTTGAAGTCGCTGAAGACGTCCGACACCAGCACGTCCGTCCGGTCCGACCGCTCCCAGTACCCGACTTCCGGTTCGACGGCGAACCACGGGGTCAGGGGATACCGAAAGCCGGCCGTGGCCAAGAAACCCCCGGGCGTGCCCCGGGCCGTCGGGTCGGCCACACCGACCCCGATCCCGAGGAGCCCGGCCGGTGCTTCCGCTCGGGCCATCGCCCCGGTCCCCCAGAGGATCAGAACCAGGACGACGCCGAACCGACATAGAAACCGCCGCATCGCCTGCCTCCCAGAGAAAAGTCCACCCTTATTATCGTCCCGGCTGGGCCTTTGGGCTCCTTTGTCCCCCGATGTCCGAACCTTCTGTTCTAATATGATATCTAAATGATTGAAATCTTCCCTTCAGTATGGGGTGACCGGCCGGTCGCCCCTACCCGGAGGCGTCATGCTGGGAAAGAGGTCTTATCAGGTCCTCATCCTCGGGGGCTCTGCCCTGCTATGGTGGATATTCGCGCATGGCGCATGGCTCACGCCTCATAGGACCATGGCCCGTGACCTACAAGCTATAAGCCACGAGCCCGTCCTTCCGCCCCCGCTGGACACCCAGGTCTTCGGACAGACGCGTTGGCTGGCCCGCTCGGACGTCGTCCTGCGGGTCGTCACGACAGACCGACGGGCGGGACGGCCCGTATCGGCCGAGGTCCGGGTCGCCCTCGTCCGGAAGACCGAAGACCGGCAAGGGAAAGCGGGGACAAGCGGCCCAGAGCGAGTCGTATTTCAGGGCCGGACGGATGCCCGGGGAACGGCCGACGTGCAGTTTCGGGCGCCGTCTCCGCCGGGCCGGTACCGACTGTCCATCGCCGTCCGGACGCCCATCGGTGACGACCTCATCGAGCGGGACGTCGCCGTCGAGGAGGCCGGTCAGGTCCTCCTCACGACGGACAAGCCCATCTATCAGCCGGGCCAGACCGTCCACATCCGGGCTTTGGCCCTCCTCCAGCCCGACGGGCGGGCGGCCGCCGACCGGCCCCTGACCTTCGAGGTCCGGGACCCCAGGGGCAACCTGGTCTTTCGGAGTCGAGAACGGACCTCCCGATTCGGCGTCGCCGCCGCCCAGTTCCCCATCGCCGACGAGGTGACCCTGGGAGAATATCGGGTCACGGCGAGGCTCGGGACCGACGAACCGTCGCCGGGGTCCGAGGCCGCGCTCCTGGCCGAAGCCGAACGGACGGTCCGGGTCGAACGCTACGTCCTACCGAAGTTCAAGGTGACCGTCGAGACCGACCGGCGGTTCTACCTGCCGGCGGAGACCCTGCGGGGGACGGTGACGGCGGCTTACTTCTTCGGCAAGCCCGTGAGCCGGGGGCGGGTGACCGTCCGCCTCAGCACGTTTGCGGCCGGATGGCACGACATCGCCGAGCTGGCGGGCACGCTGGACGAAGCCGGACGCTGGCAGTTTGAGACGCCACTCCCCGAAAGGTGGGTCGGCCTGCCCCTCGAGGGCGGGAACGCCCTGCTTCGCGTGGAAGCGACGGTCACCGACGCGGCCGACCACGCCGAGCGGGTCAGCA
This genomic stretch from bacterium HR11 harbors:
- the msbA gene encoding Lipid A export ATP-binding/permease protein MsbA → MTSPRPHAVAPLRRWRDDFRVLYRYVRPYRWAMAGLVLLMALVGATNAGMTYLIQWVMDTLIIRLDFRRLPTLAGAVLLIYVVRALAMYYSTAVSRTIGARVVHDVRRRLFLHVLEQPALFFRRFPSGQLSSRMTHDGTVLQQGVTEVFTDVVLEGFKALAVAMYIFWLNWRLALVALVAVPLLVVPVAVIGHRLRRVTEQFHGAVGDLTHHFHQVLQGLWVVQAYWGQARERRQFEQKTDGLLRLQRRWVFWNALHAPIVEVCLGVALFGLIAYGAYQIRQGDLTPGGFTSFVAAMLMVYTPLRRLSKLNDLLQQTATAAHRLEQVFLYDLRLPEAPVPVTLPVVRGELRFEGVGFRYPGKSTPALIDVNLSVAAGETVAVIGPSGAGKSTLAQLIPRLMDVTEGAVYLDGHDVRTLRLRELRTHVGWVPQEVFLFEDTVFNNIAYGWPAATEADVVRAARQAHAHEFILQLPEGYRTVIGGETTGLSGGQAQRIALARALVRRPRVLVLDEVTSALDSESEAHILAALAELKGTCTMIIIGHRWSMLRLADRIVVMDKGRVVDEGTHDELLRRCALYRRLWRRQVAVPT